Proteins encoded together in one Planctomyces sp. SH-PL14 window:
- a CDS encoding HEAT repeat domain-containing protein, translated as MLRRLLLCAFPFLASAALAAPLVVETDALPPEEQRAKFHLPAGFTIQLVVSDPDIGQPMNLNFDAAGRLWVTSSVEYPYPVEGDGVQPRDGNFQGMGKPPARDRLTVVEGIGPDGKPAKVTTFASGLNIPIGQVPLSTSKAAVFSIPDIYLCEDTDGDGKSDRQSVLYGRFGNLDTHGMASSFTWWIDGWVYACHGFRNTSTVKGRDGHEFTMNSGNTFRFSPDGNRIEQWTWGQVNPFGMAFDHRGNLYNADCHSKPITMLLRGAYYESFGKPHDGLGFGPNMIDHNHGSTGICGVAFYQADHFPADYQENVFICNPVNGQVHRDKLIWTGATPRIDTQPEFLTCDDGWFRPVDVKLGPDGALYIADFHNAVIGHYEVPLAHPRRDRTTGRIWRVVYTGEGATPPKSVDLTKQSADELLDTLGDRNLTTRVLATHELLARSVAGTSPAARPAAGFFQGEGSEFRRAHMTWLMQHLGTLTPSRVEWKDCDPSPLVRVHYVKALGSPNHWDDLRRESIVRFAEDPDPFVRMAVAEAIGLHPHESTVATLADLLAQTPADDTHLVHAIRMALRNHLDQDAIVRSDAVRAITQAHPQAIFDILLATTTPASAELLVDLVKTQWDSPRRTEALQRIARFGNEAGVRALIADLQQKPLDLPSLQSAFTALQTGLEQRGKGSLAWLKPWALEVARKLLSQPVEDRPAWTAESIDGSPLPDNPFVTQIRPSADGRADGAFFCTLPRGEQRTGLLRSSSFPCPKTFSFWMAGHNGLPSTPEDPQNILLLRDGASGAILRQQPPPRNDLAQQTTWDLSEIAGQPVYLEILDRDTRGAYAWLAVGRFSLEGLNPRDAVSPIELATRLASALRLEELQSPLLALAVNREATLAHRARAAEAVLSLAPAPDTRLATLMALARDPAMAAALREQCFACLQSQTDAGTAELLGAILKTAPFAQQRGAAEQLASDRRGAEVLLSLIEQGRLAPTLLRHPPLVEKLKRVGLDGIEGRLTSLTRDLPPENEAIAKLIAERRQQYGAAARDAQVGKAVFAKHCAACHQIGDVGNRVGPQLDGVGIRGLDRLLEDVLDPNRNVDAAFRASTLVLTDGRVLTGLKRREEGDLLVFADGKGQEFKVARGDIEEQAASPLSLMPANVAELVSPEEFQNLLAFLLTQRTGEGR; from the coding sequence ATGCTTCGTCGGCTGCTGCTGTGTGCTTTCCCATTCCTGGCCTCCGCGGCGCTCGCCGCGCCGCTCGTCGTCGAGACCGACGCCCTCCCGCCCGAAGAGCAGCGGGCGAAGTTCCATCTCCCCGCCGGTTTCACGATCCAGCTCGTCGTCAGCGATCCGGACATCGGCCAGCCGATGAACCTGAACTTCGACGCCGCGGGCCGGCTGTGGGTCACGTCCTCGGTCGAATACCCGTATCCCGTCGAAGGGGACGGAGTCCAACCGCGGGACGGCAACTTTCAGGGCATGGGAAAACCTCCCGCGCGGGACCGGCTGACGGTCGTCGAAGGGATCGGCCCGGACGGCAAGCCGGCCAAAGTGACCACGTTCGCCAGCGGTCTCAACATCCCCATCGGGCAGGTCCCCCTCAGCACCAGCAAGGCCGCCGTCTTCAGCATCCCGGACATCTACCTGTGCGAGGACACCGACGGGGACGGGAAGAGCGACCGCCAGTCGGTGCTCTACGGCCGGTTCGGTAACCTCGACACCCACGGGATGGCAAGCTCTTTCACGTGGTGGATCGACGGCTGGGTCTACGCCTGCCACGGCTTCCGCAACACGTCGACGGTCAAAGGGCGGGACGGGCATGAGTTCACGATGAACTCGGGGAACACCTTCCGCTTCAGCCCGGACGGCAACCGGATCGAGCAGTGGACCTGGGGACAGGTGAACCCCTTCGGCATGGCGTTCGACCACCGCGGCAACCTCTACAACGCCGACTGCCACTCCAAGCCGATCACAATGCTCCTCAGGGGGGCGTACTACGAGAGCTTCGGCAAGCCGCACGACGGCCTGGGCTTCGGCCCGAACATGATCGACCACAACCACGGCTCCACCGGGATCTGCGGCGTGGCGTTCTACCAGGCGGACCACTTTCCGGCGGACTACCAGGAGAATGTCTTCATCTGCAACCCGGTCAACGGCCAAGTCCATCGCGACAAGCTGATCTGGACCGGCGCGACCCCGCGGATCGACACCCAGCCGGAGTTCCTGACCTGCGACGACGGCTGGTTCCGTCCGGTCGACGTCAAGCTGGGGCCGGACGGGGCGCTCTACATCGCCGACTTCCACAACGCCGTCATCGGCCACTACGAGGTCCCGCTCGCGCATCCGCGGCGGGACCGGACGACAGGCCGGATCTGGCGCGTCGTCTACACCGGCGAAGGGGCGACGCCGCCCAAGAGCGTCGATCTCACAAAGCAGTCCGCCGACGAACTCCTCGACACGCTGGGAGACCGCAACCTCACGACCCGCGTCCTGGCGACGCATGAGCTGCTGGCCCGGTCGGTGGCGGGGACGTCGCCCGCCGCTCGCCCCGCGGCGGGCTTCTTCCAGGGGGAAGGCTCGGAGTTCCGCCGGGCTCACATGACTTGGCTCATGCAGCACCTCGGCACCCTGACTCCCAGCCGCGTCGAATGGAAGGACTGCGACCCGTCGCCGCTCGTCCGCGTTCACTACGTCAAAGCCCTCGGTAGCCCGAATCACTGGGACGATCTCCGGCGGGAATCGATCGTCCGCTTTGCCGAGGATCCCGATCCGTTCGTCCGGATGGCGGTCGCCGAAGCGATCGGCCTCCACCCGCATGAGTCGACGGTCGCGACCCTCGCGGACCTCCTGGCGCAGACCCCTGCCGACGATACGCATCTCGTCCACGCGATCCGGATGGCGCTGCGGAACCATCTCGACCAGGACGCCATCGTACGCAGTGACGCGGTCCGGGCCATCACGCAGGCCCACCCGCAGGCGATCTTCGACATCCTGCTGGCGACGACGACACCCGCCTCCGCCGAACTCCTCGTCGATCTCGTCAAGACGCAGTGGGATTCGCCGCGGCGGACCGAGGCGCTCCAGCGGATCGCCCGTTTCGGCAACGAGGCCGGAGTCCGGGCCCTGATTGCCGACCTGCAGCAGAAGCCGCTGGACCTGCCGTCGCTGCAGTCCGCCTTCACCGCCCTGCAGACGGGACTGGAGCAGCGCGGCAAGGGGTCGCTGGCATGGCTCAAGCCGTGGGCTCTTGAGGTCGCCCGGAAGCTTCTCAGCCAGCCCGTGGAAGACCGCCCGGCCTGGACCGCGGAGTCGATCGATGGCAGTCCGCTCCCGGACAACCCGTTCGTCACGCAGATCCGTCCGTCGGCCGATGGCCGCGCGGACGGGGCCTTTTTCTGCACGCTCCCCAGAGGAGAACAGCGGACCGGTCTCCTGCGGTCGTCCTCCTTCCCCTGCCCCAAGACGTTCTCCTTCTGGATGGCGGGGCACAACGGGCTCCCCTCCACACCGGAGGACCCGCAGAACATCCTGCTGCTCCGGGACGGAGCAAGCGGGGCGATCCTGCGTCAGCAGCCTCCGCCGCGGAACGACCTGGCTCAGCAGACGACCTGGGATCTCTCCGAGATCGCCGGGCAGCCGGTTTACCTGGAGATCCTCGACCGCGATACGCGGGGGGCTTACGCCTGGCTGGCGGTCGGACGGTTTTCGCTGGAGGGGCTCAACCCGCGGGATGCCGTCTCGCCGATCGAGCTCGCGACCCGTCTCGCCTCGGCTCTGCGGCTGGAGGAACTGCAATCGCCGCTCCTGGCGCTCGCGGTCAATCGGGAGGCGACACTCGCGCACCGCGCCCGGGCAGCCGAGGCGGTCCTTTCTCTCGCGCCGGCTCCGGACACGCGGCTCGCGACGCTGATGGCTCTCGCCCGCGATCCGGCGATGGCCGCGGCGCTGCGTGAGCAGTGCTTCGCCTGTCTCCAGTCGCAGACCGATGCCGGGACTGCGGAGCTCCTGGGAGCGATCCTCAAGACCGCGCCGTTTGCCCAGCAGCGGGGGGCGGCGGAGCAGCTTGCGTCCGACCGCCGCGGGGCGGAGGTCCTGCTCTCGCTGATCGAGCAGGGACGCCTCGCTCCGACGCTGCTGCGGCATCCGCCGCTCGTTGAGAAGCTCAAGCGAGTTGGCCTGGACGGGATCGAGGGCCGGCTGACGAGTTTGACGCGGGATCTGCCCCCTGAGAACGAGGCGATTGCCAAGCTCATTGCAGAGCGTCGCCAGCAGTACGGTGCCGCGGCTCGCGATGCTCAGGTTGGGAAGGCGGTCTTTGCCAAGCACTGTGCGGCGTGCCACCAGATTGGCGATGTCGGGAATCGCGTCGGTCCGCAGCTCGACGGTGTCGGCATCCGTGGACTCGACCGCCTGCTGGAAGACGTTCTTGACCCCAACCGCAACGTCGATGCTGCGTTCCGGGCTTCGACGCTGGTCCTCACGGATGGCCGCGTTCTCACCGGCCTCAAGCGCCGCGAAGAGGGTGACCTGCTGGTCTTTGCGGACGGCAAGGGGCAGGAGTTCAAGGTCGCGCGGGGGGACATTGAGGAGCAGGCCGCTTCGCCGCTTTCGCTGATGCCGGCCAACGTTGCGGAGCTGGTCTCGCCCGAGGAGTTCCAGAACCTGTTGGCGTTCCTGCTGACGCAGCGGACCGGTGAAGGGCGATAG
- a CDS encoding NAD(+)/NADH kinase: MPNPLRIIVLARNSAPHVRNAWEQMSPALADRPNLQIVAVATEDDPPPDLPEADLAMVIGGDGAILRACRHFHDKQIPLLGINLGRLGFLADLSPEELLLNIERLETRHFKITRHVMLDVEHHRADGKISSYLALNEATISCAAALAMIEIEFWIAGERATTYSADGVIISTPVGSTAHNLSAGGPILEQNLNAFVITPICPHTLTNRPLVVSAEHEYMLSVPRAPEGVMLVIDGQIKEPLSRGDRIVIRRAATELPLVRVPGHSYYATLRRKLGWGGQPQYQRMQ, encoded by the coding sequence ATGCCCAACCCCCTGCGGATCATCGTCCTGGCCCGCAACTCCGCACCCCACGTCCGAAACGCCTGGGAACAGATGTCCCCCGCACTGGCGGACCGGCCCAACCTCCAGATCGTCGCGGTCGCGACCGAAGACGACCCCCCACCCGATCTCCCCGAGGCGGACCTGGCAATGGTCATCGGCGGCGACGGGGCAATCCTCCGGGCCTGCCGGCACTTCCATGACAAGCAGATTCCCCTGCTTGGGATCAACCTGGGACGGCTCGGCTTCCTCGCCGACCTCTCGCCGGAAGAGCTGCTGCTGAACATCGAGCGGCTCGAGACCCGGCACTTCAAGATCACCCGCCACGTGATGCTCGACGTGGAACACCACCGCGCCGACGGCAAGATCTCCAGCTACCTGGCGCTCAACGAAGCCACGATCTCCTGCGCGGCGGCGCTCGCCATGATCGAAATCGAATTCTGGATCGCCGGCGAGCGGGCGACGACCTACAGCGCGGACGGCGTCATCATCAGTACGCCAGTCGGCTCCACGGCCCACAACCTCTCGGCGGGTGGGCCGATCCTGGAGCAGAACCTGAACGCCTTCGTAATCACACCGATCTGCCCGCACACACTGACGAACCGTCCGCTCGTCGTCAGCGCCGAACACGAATACATGCTCTCCGTCCCCCGCGCCCCCGAAGGGGTGATGCTGGTGATCGACGGCCAGATCAAGGAGCCGCTCTCCCGCGGCGACCGGATCGTCATCCGCCGCGCGGCGACGGAACTTCCACTCGTCCGCGTCCCCGGCCACAGCTACTACGCGACGCTGCGGCGGAAGCTCGGCTGGGGCGGTCAGCCGCAATATCAGCGGATGCAGTAA
- a CDS encoding sugar phosphate isomerase/epimerase family protein: MRSLESGEMQDRNIAVGNPRLSRRQTLLALAALAVGRGAQAAETGTMTLSIGNYGMKSLRLEEALAAIARIGYDGTEIATMPEWDSAPANMPAARRTEVRKRLADSGLKLTALMENLPPSADDKQHAVAMERLRKVVEMSHDLVPDSPPLIQTVLGGGKWDVIKTTLRDRLTDWVKLADETQTTIAIKPHRGGGMSQPSEAIWLFEQLGKPARLRMVYDYSHYAYRDLPIDETVKESLPWTAHMAVKDAIKTGDKITFDLPGSSDAIDFARILRLFFDGGYRGDVCCEVSAQLSGRPDYDPIAAAEKSYRAMAKVFEKAGIRRPAHK, encoded by the coding sequence ATGCGTTCGTTGGAATCGGGTGAGATGCAGGATCGGAACATCGCTGTGGGCAATCCGCGTCTCTCCCGTCGTCAGACCCTGCTGGCTCTGGCCGCTCTCGCTGTCGGTCGCGGTGCGCAGGCGGCCGAGACCGGGACGATGACGCTCAGCATCGGCAACTACGGGATGAAGTCCCTCAGACTCGAGGAGGCGCTCGCCGCGATCGCCCGGATCGGGTACGACGGGACCGAAATCGCCACGATGCCCGAATGGGACTCGGCGCCGGCCAACATGCCCGCCGCGCGAAGGACCGAGGTCCGTAAGCGGCTCGCCGACAGCGGACTGAAGCTGACGGCCCTCATGGAGAACCTCCCGCCGAGCGCCGACGACAAACAGCACGCCGTCGCGATGGAGCGGCTGCGGAAGGTGGTCGAGATGAGTCACGACCTCGTCCCGGACTCGCCCCCGCTGATCCAGACCGTCCTCGGAGGCGGGAAGTGGGACGTCATCAAGACGACGCTGCGGGACCGGCTCACCGACTGGGTGAAGCTGGCGGACGAGACGCAGACGACCATCGCCATCAAGCCGCATCGCGGCGGCGGGATGTCGCAGCCGAGCGAGGCGATCTGGCTCTTTGAGCAGCTCGGCAAGCCCGCGCGACTGCGGATGGTGTACGACTACAGCCACTACGCCTACCGCGATCTCCCGATCGACGAGACGGTCAAGGAGTCGCTCCCCTGGACGGCTCACATGGCGGTCAAGGACGCGATCAAGACCGGCGATAAGATCACCTTCGACCTCCCGGGATCGTCCGACGCGATCGACTTCGCCAGGATCCTGCGGCTGTTCTTCGACGGCGGCTATCGCGGCGACGTCTGCTGCGAAGTGAGCGCCCAGCTCTCCGGCCGGCCGGACTACGATCCGATCGCCGCCGCGGAGAAGTCGTACAGGGCGATGGCGAAGGTCTTCGAGAAGGCCGGCATCCGCCGGCCGGCGCACAAGTAG
- a CDS encoding AAA family ATPase, producing MGVANEPAARVVDIDGIRLHLGHADTTAGEWIGQAEVLKQLLACWLVVDARDLPLTPRLVGAPGIGKTTLGIAAARIRKQDLYIYQCTADTRPEDLLVTPVLADSGKIQYQASPLVTAMVRGGVCILDEGNRMNEKSWASLAPLLDHRRYVESIVAGITIRAHENFRCAVTMNEDDSTYEIPDYILSRLQPSLALGHPARQDELAILQYHLPFADSEMLNLTVEFLQQAHALKLDFSTRDGINVLRYALKRIAADLKHPLGKDVAWQESLQACLGDEALDLQRLAERKRQSLGGNALPMGLGDFFFDPKNPLHPDYQDEDEDEDEEDDE from the coding sequence ATGGGTGTGGCAAACGAACCCGCCGCGCGGGTAGTGGACATCGACGGCATTCGGCTCCACCTCGGACACGCCGACACCACCGCGGGCGAATGGATCGGACAGGCCGAAGTCCTCAAGCAACTCCTCGCCTGCTGGCTCGTCGTCGACGCCCGCGACCTCCCCCTCACCCCCCGCCTCGTCGGCGCACCCGGGATCGGCAAGACCACCCTCGGCATCGCCGCCGCCCGCATCCGCAAACAGGACCTCTACATCTACCAGTGCACGGCCGACACCCGGCCCGAAGACCTGCTGGTGACGCCGGTCCTCGCCGACAGCGGCAAGATCCAGTACCAGGCCTCCCCCCTCGTCACCGCCATGGTCCGCGGCGGCGTCTGCATCCTCGACGAAGGGAACCGGATGAACGAGAAGTCGTGGGCCAGCCTCGCCCCGCTCCTCGACCACCGCCGATACGTCGAATCGATCGTCGCCGGCATCACGATCCGGGCCCACGAGAACTTCCGCTGCGCCGTCACGATGAACGAGGATGACTCAACCTACGAGATCCCCGACTACATCCTGAGCCGCCTCCAGCCCTCCCTGGCCCTCGGCCACCCCGCCCGCCAGGACGAACTGGCGATCCTGCAGTACCACCTGCCGTTTGCCGACAGCGAGATGCTGAACCTGACCGTCGAGTTCCTGCAGCAGGCGCACGCCCTCAAACTCGACTTCTCGACCCGCGACGGCATCAACGTCCTGCGGTATGCCCTCAAGCGGATCGCCGCCGATCTCAAGCACCCGCTCGGCAAGGACGTGGCGTGGCAGGAGTCCCTCCAGGCCTGCCTGGGCGACGAGGCCCTCGACCTCCAGCGGCTCGCGGAACGCAAACGGCAATCGCTCGGCGGCAACGCGCTCCCGATGGGCCTGGGAGACTTCTTCTTCGACCCCAAGAACCCGCTGCATCCGGATTACCAGGATGAAGACGAGGATGAAGACGAAGAGGATGACGAGTGA
- a CDS encoding GNAT family N-acetyltransferase, producing MLTVSPAVPDDLPALLDLTRLCIVRMREQGIDQWDDIYPDEALFARDVAAGTVHLLRDGEAVIGCVTVDASLDPLWNDMDWSRPDAGASAVHRLMVHPDRQGQGLARRLMSRAEAIARERGSHSVRLDAFLANPASLRLYESLGYRRTGVARMRKGEFVCFEKLM from the coding sequence ATGCTGACAGTCTCCCCCGCCGTTCCCGACGATCTTCCGGCTCTCCTCGATCTGACCCGGCTCTGCATTGTCCGAATGCGCGAGCAGGGGATCGACCAGTGGGACGACATTTATCCCGATGAGGCGCTGTTCGCCCGCGACGTTGCGGCGGGGACCGTTCACCTGCTGCGGGATGGCGAAGCGGTGATCGGCTGCGTCACGGTTGACGCGTCGCTCGATCCGCTCTGGAACGACATGGACTGGTCCCGTCCTGACGCGGGAGCCTCGGCGGTGCACCGGCTGATGGTTCATCCAGACCGGCAGGGACAGGGGCTGGCCCGACGGCTGATGAGCCGCGCGGAGGCGATTGCCCGGGAGCGGGGTTCGCATTCGGTGCGGCTTGATGCGTTTCTGGCGAACCCTGCGTCGCTTCGCCTTTACGAGTCGCTTGGTTACCGGCGAACGGGAGTGGCCCGGATGCGGAAGGGGGAGTTCGTCTGTTTTGAGAAGCTGATGTGA
- the yidD gene encoding membrane protein insertion efficiency factor YidD: protein MRIPSWILIGLVRIYQWTLSPIMGRDCRFQPTCSHYFIGAVNKYGAVRGAVKGIWRICRCNPWGGSGYDPP from the coding sequence GTGCGGATTCCCTCCTGGATCCTGATCGGCCTGGTCCGGATCTATCAGTGGACTCTCAGCCCGATCATGGGGCGGGACTGCCGGTTCCAGCCGACCTGCAGCCACTACTTCATCGGGGCGGTCAACAAGTACGGAGCCGTGCGAGGGGCTGTCAAAGGGATCTGGCGGATCTGTCGTTGCAACCCGTGGGGTGGGAGCGGGTACGACCCGCCGTAA
- the glnD gene encoding [protein-PII] uridylyltransferase → MHQIAPENTAQLLAARKGRVTELRARIRGLFNSGVNGMQLATTLCEGSEKLFLELVEEVLSTRPAEVQNRIREGGAILAVGGTGRGEICVYSDLDILFLDGMTSADFRAAVTDITQACWDCGLKLSHSIRSIDDTIAFAAQDVPFCTSLVEARHLWGQAPLSELTIRRFRQRLLERRKRAFIQSCIDGRKSEWEKSGGGVQELQPNVKTSLGGLRDIHLIRWVGQAAYGVRDLDQLRLKGALTKEESYDLRDAWDFLTRIRFDLHFEMGRAQDVLLRDDQLRISGDDGRYEAAHMRLVEKFMQTYFRHTSRVANIARRFSRRNLHPTILTQTKSLILGHRADGVLRVSDQGVEARRKDLPRVVESLTSIMRAYRLAAMHGVDLSPEIEEAIKVRIPSLTGAALSQETAGLFVEVLRYPLRLGPLLRSMFETEVLDAIIPDVTHVRCLLQFNQYHSYTVDEHTLRAVEVMTGFEADTGPLGAAYRSVRNKEVLHLAILLHDVGKGFDRDHSEVGRDIADRIGNRLFLPRESTEQVMFLVLKHLEMAHIAFRRDITDMDLMMKFARLVGTPETLTMLYLLTAADVTAVGPGVWNEWKAELLDEVYDRCSVILTGCHEQFHQTERLRKVRDEVVRLLASESAPPPPEGAPREEGAAEPDAPDWVHHQLSQCTPYYLTSTSAEQVASDLKILQSLDDKAIEVTGNYDPQTGTVDYRVFTRNPVATAGCFHKMAGVLTAKRMEILAANINTTAQGVVVDGFRVKDGDYEGEVPPHRIREVAMSLRDVLLGHTTVEDLFRKHRRFGERRRPPVSNLPNQVKLDRDSTDEKLIIDVFAHDAPGLLYTITKSIFDLDLSIDLAKIATHFDQVLDVFYVRESNGRPVAGTERRKAILETMNAQLKEFETGGHRRFLV, encoded by the coding sequence ATGCACCAGATTGCCCCGGAGAACACAGCCCAGCTTCTTGCCGCCCGCAAGGGACGCGTGACCGAACTGCGGGCCCGCATCCGCGGCCTCTTCAATTCCGGCGTCAACGGGATGCAACTCGCCACGACGCTGTGCGAAGGCTCGGAGAAGTTGTTCCTCGAGCTGGTTGAAGAAGTCCTCTCGACGCGGCCCGCGGAGGTCCAGAACCGGATCCGCGAAGGGGGAGCGATCCTTGCGGTCGGGGGGACGGGCCGCGGCGAGATCTGCGTCTACTCCGACCTCGACATCCTGTTTCTCGACGGCATGACGTCGGCCGATTTTCGGGCGGCCGTGACCGACATCACCCAGGCGTGCTGGGACTGCGGCCTCAAGCTCAGCCACAGCATCCGCTCGATCGACGACACGATCGCCTTCGCGGCCCAGGACGTCCCCTTCTGCACCTCGCTCGTCGAGGCCCGCCACCTGTGGGGCCAGGCCCCCCTGTCGGAGCTCACGATCCGCCGCTTCCGCCAGCGGCTGCTGGAGCGCCGCAAGCGGGCCTTCATCCAGTCGTGCATCGACGGCCGGAAGTCCGAATGGGAGAAGAGCGGCGGCGGCGTGCAGGAGCTGCAGCCGAACGTCAAAACCTCGCTCGGCGGACTGCGGGACATCCACCTGATCCGCTGGGTCGGGCAGGCGGCGTACGGCGTCCGCGACCTCGACCAGTTGCGCCTCAAGGGGGCGCTCACCAAGGAAGAGTCGTATGATCTGCGGGACGCCTGGGACTTCCTGACGCGGATCAGGTTCGACCTGCACTTCGAGATGGGGCGGGCCCAGGACGTGCTGCTCCGCGACGACCAGCTCCGCATCTCCGGCGACGACGGCCGGTACGAAGCGGCCCACATGCGGCTGGTCGAGAAGTTCATGCAGACGTATTTCCGGCACACCTCCCGCGTGGCCAACATCGCCCGCCGCTTCTCCCGCCGGAACCTCCACCCCACGATCCTGACCCAGACCAAGAGTCTGATCCTCGGTCACCGGGCGGATGGAGTCCTGCGGGTGAGCGACCAGGGGGTGGAGGCCCGCCGCAAGGATCTGCCGCGGGTCGTCGAATCCCTCACGTCGATCATGCGGGCCTACCGTCTGGCGGCGATGCACGGTGTCGACCTCTCTCCGGAGATTGAGGAGGCGATCAAGGTCCGCATCCCGAGCCTGACCGGAGCCGCCCTCTCGCAGGAAACCGCCGGCCTGTTCGTCGAGGTCCTCCGCTATCCGCTCCGCCTGGGGCCGCTGCTGCGGAGCATGTTCGAAACCGAAGTCCTCGACGCGATTATCCCGGACGTGACGCACGTCCGCTGCCTGCTCCAGTTCAACCAGTACCACAGCTACACGGTCGACGAGCATACGCTGCGGGCGGTCGAGGTCATGACCGGCTTCGAGGCCGACACCGGTCCGCTCGGCGCGGCTTACCGCTCGGTCCGCAACAAGGAGGTGCTGCACCTCGCGATCCTGCTGCACGACGTCGGCAAGGGATTCGACCGCGACCACAGCGAAGTAGGGCGGGACATCGCCGACCGGATCGGGAACCGGCTCTTCCTTCCCCGCGAGTCGACCGAGCAGGTGATGTTCCTGGTGCTCAAGCACCTGGAGATGGCGCACATCGCGTTCCGCCGCGACATCACCGACATGGATCTGATGATGAAGTTCGCCCGGCTCGTCGGGACGCCGGAGACGCTGACGATGCTCTACCTCCTCACCGCCGCGGATGTCACCGCCGTCGGTCCGGGGGTCTGGAACGAGTGGAAGGCGGAACTCCTCGACGAAGTCTACGACCGCTGCAGCGTGATCCTGACCGGCTGCCATGAGCAGTTCCACCAGACCGAACGCCTCCGCAAGGTTCGCGACGAGGTCGTGCGGCTGCTGGCTTCGGAGTCCGCTCCCCCGCCGCCGGAGGGCGCTCCCCGCGAAGAGGGAGCGGCCGAGCCGGACGCGCCGGACTGGGTCCACCATCAGCTCAGCCAGTGCACCCCTTATTACCTGACCTCGACTTCCGCCGAGCAGGTCGCATCCGACCTCAAGATCCTGCAGTCGCTCGACGACAAGGCGATCGAGGTGACGGGGAATTACGACCCGCAGACCGGGACCGTGGACTACCGCGTCTTTACGCGGAACCCGGTGGCGACCGCCGGCTGCTTCCACAAGATGGCCGGGGTCCTGACCGCCAAGCGGATGGAGATCCTGGCGGCGAACATCAACACGACCGCCCAGGGTGTGGTCGTCGACGGCTTCCGGGTCAAGGACGGCGACTACGAGGGGGAAGTCCCCCCGCACCGGATCCGCGAAGTCGCGATGTCGCTGCGGGACGTGCTGCTCGGCCACACGACGGTCGAGGACCTGTTCCGCAAGCACCGCCGGTTCGGCGAGCGGCGCCGGCCCCCGGTCTCGAACCTCCCCAACCAGGTAAAGCTCGACCGCGACTCGACGGACGAGAAGCTGATCATCGACGTCTTCGCCCACGACGCCCCGGGGCTCCTGTACACGATCACCAAGTCGATCTTCGACCTCGACCTGTCGATCGACCTGGCGAAGATCGCTACGCACTTCGACCAGGTGCTGGACGTGTTCTACGTCCGGGAAAGCAACGGCCGCCCCGTGGCGGGGACCGAGCGTCGCAAGGCGATCCTGGAGACGATGAACGCCCAGCTCAAGGAGTTCGAAACCGGCGGCCACCGACGGTTTCTGGTTTGA
- a CDS encoding TerC family protein: MEILIALATLTAMEIVLGIDNIVFIAILSARLPEHQQSSARKMGLLAALVTRLILLFSLSWLMGLTAPLFHWSDFGIPDSWVHAAASGTAGKVEEMKHDVNGVSARDLILIVGGLFLIWHSVREIHHKVEGVSEAERSAGGSSYYGVIANIAVMDIIFSLDSVITALGMVKQLWIMVTAVVLAMMVMILFATRISHFVENNPTIKMLALSFLILIGVLLVAEGFGTPVSKGYIYFAMAFSLAVELLNMRMRSRAPIAPPPPEAG; the protein is encoded by the coding sequence ATGGAAATCCTGATTGCCCTGGCGACCCTGACGGCGATGGAGATCGTCCTGGGGATCGACAACATCGTGTTCATCGCGATCCTGTCGGCCAGGCTGCCGGAGCATCAGCAGTCGTCCGCCCGCAAGATGGGGCTTCTGGCGGCGCTCGTGACCCGGCTGATCCTGCTTTTCTCGCTGAGCTGGCTGATGGGGCTCACCGCTCCGCTGTTCCACTGGTCCGACTTCGGGATTCCGGATTCATGGGTCCACGCCGCGGCGAGCGGGACGGCGGGGAAGGTGGAGGAGATGAAGCATGACGTCAACGGGGTCTCGGCCCGAGACCTGATCCTGATCGTCGGCGGACTGTTCCTGATCTGGCACAGCGTCCGCGAGATCCACCACAAGGTGGAGGGGGTCAGTGAAGCGGAGCGGTCGGCGGGGGGATCGAGCTACTACGGCGTCATCGCGAACATCGCGGTGATGGACATCATCTTCTCGCTCGACTCCGTCATCACCGCTCTCGGGATGGTGAAGCAGCTGTGGATCATGGTGACCGCCGTCGTGCTGGCGATGATGGTCATGATCCTTTTCGCCACGCGGATCAGCCATTTCGTCGAGAACAATCCGACGATCAAGATGCTGGCCCTGAGCTTCCTGATCCTGATCGGGGTCCTGCTCGTGGCCGAAGGGTTCGGGACGCCGGTCAGCAAGGGGTACATCTACTTTGCGATGGCGTTCTCGCTGGCGGTGGAGCTGCTCAATATGCGGATGCGGAGCCGGGCTCCGATTGCACCGCCTCCGCCGGAAGCGGGCTGA